A single Cucumis melo cultivar AY chromosome 4, USDA_Cmelo_AY_1.0, whole genome shotgun sequence DNA region contains:
- the LOC103503584 gene encoding uncharacterized protein LOC103503584, with protein sequence MDSGSGSLQSSSGGDEEYDSHHHHHQQQPQLVFPPSPLFFNLPSSSSSSCSSSSLLACSSSSIPHHQQSLPNFHNYQNNNHHHHHLLPSFYDFPSSNYNFNPDSSSNSFVNLDVLRSGEPTHFRNPPDGSTQNQIPTNRSTPSTSSGALHPKVTTKKRTRASRRAPTTVLTTDTTNFRAMVQEFTGIPSPPFTSGGSSYSRRFDLFGLVRTTSNNSTATRLEDSGLGVGSYPSRSKDDNVDVGGVFSFQSVSSGHDFNSNSKQVRENLEMDHNVVHGSNRLVQNDETWRSNRGGSTTAATATATAATAATVTANSNNNNNNNNAANLDSVYNIMA encoded by the exons ATGGATTCCGGTAGCGGAAGTTTGCAATCTTCTAGTGGTGGTGATGAAGAATATGAttctcatcatcatcatcatcaacaacaaCCTCAACTAGTTTTTCCTCCATCCCCACTTTTCTTCaatcttccttcttcttcttcttcttcttgttcttcttcatctcttcttgcttgttcttcttcttcaattcctCATCATCAACAATCTCTTCCTAATTTTCATAATTACCAAAATaataatcatcatcatcatcacctCCTCCCTTCTTTCTATGATTTTCCTTCCTCTAATTACAATTTCAACCCTGATTCTTCTTCCAATTCCTTTGTTAATCTCGACGTCTTAAGATCTGGAGAACCCACCCATTTCAGAAACCCCCCCGACGGATCTACCCAAAACCAAATCCCAACGAATCGTTCAACCCCATCAACATCTTCCGGCGCTTTACATCCTAAAGTCACTACCAAGAAACGAACTAGAGCTTCACGTCGAGCCCCCACCACCGTTCTCACAACAGACACTACTAATTTCAGAGCAATGGTACAAGAGTTTACTGGAATCCCTTCCCCGCCCTTTACTTCCGGTGGGTCATCCTATTCCCGGCGATTTGATCTGTTTGGGTTGGTTCGAACAACAAGCAATAACTCCACGGCTACGAGGCTAGAAGATTCTGGATTGGGAGTGGGTTCTTACCCTTCTCGATCAAAAGACGACAATGTTGATGTTGGTGGGGTTTTTTCATTTCAATCGGTATCTTCAGGGCATGATTTTAATTCTAATTCCAAGCAAGTTAGAGAAAATTTAGAGATGGATCACAATGTTGTTCATGGGAGTAATAGGCTGGTACAAAATGATGAAACCTGGAGAAGCAACCGCGGCGGTAGTACCACTGCAGCAACAGCAACAGCAACCGCAGCAACAGCAGCGACAGTGACAGCAAATtccaacaataacaataataataataatgcagCAAATt TGGATTCAGTTTACAATATAATGGCGTAA
- the LOC103503585 gene encoding high affinity nitrate transporter 2.5 yields the protein MKPETVTLILVNLAGVMERADESLLPGVYKEVGAALHTDPTGLGSLTLFRSIVQAACYPLAAYLAVRHNRAHVIALGAFLWASATFLVAFSSTFLQVAISRGLNGIGLALVAPAIQSLVADSTDDSNRGLAFGWLQTTGNLGSIIGGLCSIVIAPITFMGIPGWRIAFHLVGLISVVVGILVRLFAQDPHFLDDGIKMGNNVPPRSSFWSEVKVLAREAKSVMKIPSFQIIVAQGVTGSFPWSALSFATMWLELKGFSHETTAFLMGMFVIGNSLGGLFGGKMGDVLSTRFPNSGRIILAQISSGSGIPLAAVLLLFLPDGPSTAVIHGLVLIVVGFFISWNAPATNNPIFAEIVPEKSRTSVYALDRSFESILSSFAPPVVGILAQHVYGYKPVQKGSSESEEIATDRENAASLARALYTAIGIPLALCCFIYSFLYCTYPRDRERARMEVLIESEMQQIESERSPSGAGYSQVHLGGSDDLYARDRTVIDMDYEDDLDFDDDEKTALYRQLTFSNFVQQ from the exons ATGAAGCCGGAGACGGTGACACTGATTCTGGTCAACCTTGCTGGAGTCATGGAGAGGGCTGACGAATCTCTCTTACCTGGTGTCTACAAAGAGGTCGGTGCCGCCTTGCACACCGATCCTACTGGTCTCGGTTCCTTGACTCTCTTCAGATCTATCGTTCAGGCCGCTTGCTATCCCTTGGCTGCTTATTTGGCCGTCCGCCATAACCGAGCTCATGTGATTGCTCTCGGCGCTTTCCTTTGGGCCTCCGCTACGTTTCTCGTCGCCTTTTCCTCTACTTTCCTTCAG GTTGCTATTTCAAGAGGCTTGAATGGGATTGGTCTCGCATTAGTTGCACCTGCCATCCAGTCCCTTGTAGCAGATTCAACAGATGACAGTAACCGTGGTTTGGCTTTTGGATGGCTTCAAACAACAGGCAACCTAGGCTCCATTATTGGTGGGTTGTGTTCAATTGTGATAGCTCCAATAACATTTATGGGAATCCCTGGTTGGAGAATTGCATTTCATCTAGTTGGATTAATCAGTGTTGTTGTTGGGATTCTAGTCCGGTTATTTGCACAGGATCCACATTTTTTAGACGATGGCATTAAAATGGGTAATAATGTTCCACCTCGAAGTTCTTTTTGGTCTGAAGTGAAGGTCTTGGCAAGGGAAGCCAAATCAGTTATGAAGATTCCATCATTCCAGATCATTGTAGCGCAGGGTGTCACAGGTTCGTTTCCCTGGTCAGCCTTGTCATTTGCAACAATGTGGTTGGAGCTCAAGGGCTTCTCCCATGAGACGACTGCTTTTCTGATGGGCATGTTTGTGATTGGAAACTCTCTTGGAGGTTTGTTTGGAGGTAAAATGGGAGATGTCCTCTCCACACGTTTCCCAAACTCCGGAAGGATTATTCTAGCCCAGATCAGCTCAGGGTCAGGCATTCCTCTAGCTGcagttcttcttctcttcttgcCTGATGGGCCCTCTACAGCAGTTATCCATGGACTAGTCTTGATCGTTGTGGGGTTTTTTATTTCTTGGAATGCTCCAGCTACAAATAA TCCTATTTTTGCCGAGATAGTTCCTGAGAAATCTCGGACTAGTGTCTATGCTTTAGATCGGTCCTTTGAGTCTATTTTGTCATCATTTGCCCCTCCTGTTGTTGGAATTCTGGCTCAGCATGTCTATGGATATAAGCCTGTTCAGAAAGGATCTAGTGAATCCGAAGAAATTGCCACAGATAGGGAGAATGCAGCATCATTAGCTCGGGCATTGTACACAGCAATAGGAATTCCATTGGCTCTCTGTTGTTTTATTTACTCGTTTCTCTACTGCACCTATCCAAGAGATAGAGAACGAGCACGAATGGAAGTTTTAATTGAATCAGAAATGCAGCAAATAGAATCTGAAAGGTCACCTTCAGGGGCTGGATACTCTCAAGTCCATTTAGGAGGGTCAGACGATCTATATGCTAGAGATAGAACAGTTATCGATATGGATTATGAGGATGATCTAGATTTTGATGATGACGAAAAGACAGCCCTTTATCGTCAGTtgacattttcaaattttgtccAACAATAG